GACCCACGTGTTTAAGTtatgtaattaaactaaaagtttcaaaactatactttttgcaaaaatttaatcaatgcatttaaagatatttagcTATGGCGTTTCTTGGTAGGATACAAATGAAAACAATACGTACTCAAAGAATGAAGAgaattagacaaatattttaatagccgCTAGGTGGATACCAGTTCAATGATGACAAATTAGTCAACCATCTgacaattttgcatttttcaacgTTGGCGACAAAAACGAACTTCTCAAACCACTTGAATTTTACAAACCACTCCATTAGGTACGAAGATAGGATATCCTTCTAGAAACCTCTTTACTGAATCAGAAGGCTGTAAAAGCCCAAGAAACAGAGCTGAAATCAATGTGCAAGAAAAGAAGTAGTCGgctgaattttttcttcaaagtgTTGACCTCCAGAAAATTCTCCCTGAACACTTTATACTTTTGAGATAGTTAAATAACGATTTGCTGCTTGCTTGCCTGTTGCTGCCTCCCTTGCTACTTTGTGCATGTTTCGTCAATGCAAAACAGCACTTGTACTTTAGTAGATACACGCATACACatacatatttttacatatcTGGACCATTTATTACggggatcaaaatattttttgatcttaattttttgtttacaaataaatatatatgacttGACCGAAAACTTGAAACAGAATCTCCAGTTACAAACAATGGATTAACAAAAACAAACAGTGTCGCCCTTCAACCATGTTTTAATTCAGTCAGTGTAAGTATTTTGATTGAATATAGAAAATGGATTTAGATATTGAAAAGACTATCATATCATTcccaaaataatttaagttttgttaatgaaataaaaaaggggaaaaaaataactcTATCTAAACAGTTAGTAGTTTTATGCTCGGCAAATTGGAAATTATTACTTCACTCAGAATTAAATTTCAGAACCAGGAACTTCATcctgttattttaattctgatcAGAGAGTatgaaaagatataataaatattcttcccatcagatttttaattcaacatagataacttcttaaacattttaatctCATGATCTGAGATTCatagttaaaaatactttcatcatTGTCAGTTATACTGTACGCAATGTTCGTTACATCTTTTTAAACAATAGTTATTTATTGCCTATTTGATTGTTGTGAGgatgaaatagaaatttctgtGTAAAAGATTTTGATCCAGTGCTAAatgaaacgaattttttaaaacatatttgaatgaatgaattagcATGTTTATGTTCATATTCATGTTCTATCTATAAACATATTATTCCTAAATTATATTTGTAGGAACTTAGCACAAGAAATGGTTTAGGTGGTTAccattatattgtattattttttttcactctcagTGGCTTAGCGGATTTAAACGACATTCAAAGCATATCAATATTTTCACAATCTTTCATCACATTTGACTTTAGAAAGCGACTCAAATAGGATTCAAATTCTACATGCCATTCTTAAAATTGATGTTAACTTTTACTACTACTCTGATGATTGTAAGATACTCTtataatctttttctaaaaatgactgaatgattgattttaaaaattttatgatgcaTATGTAATAAGGCAGGAGACTTGACTagattcaatacaatttttttttttttttgaattctgcTTCATTTATTACAACTGCTATTTAAGACAATAAAACATTGGCTTGAAATGAGTTACCccaaatttagttaatttaaaagttaatgcagtttatattttatattagctttATTATGAGCCAGTCTTTACACATGTATTTtcacttaatataaaatttcattttactgcattGTTTCTTTGTAGGTTGTACAAGGAACGGACCTGGGGATTGTCAAGctatcttgaaaaaataaaaatgaaacgttGTATCTTTCGGTGTTACCGCAATACTAATATGTTAAAGAATATTCTAATaagcattttcatattaataatcattattgccttttctataaatttaggcaggcatttttttctagtttcattAATCTATTCTGATCCGAATGTAAAATCTACAGCACATTTTCAGATTGTTAAAAAGGACAATTATAAAATGAAGGAAAGTATTTTCCCTATTGTgagagaatatttattaaattcttcaatacccaaattttttaatgaaaattctagaaCTGTGGGATTCCGATACCAAAGCTACAAAAATCTTTCGTCCATGAATTCAtctaaaaagacaatttttctgGCAACGCCCTATTTTGGGGAATGGAATGCTGAACATTTTTACTCCTTGCATATTGGTTACAAGACTTTCATTAGATATTCTTGTCCTATCTATAACTGCCATGTTACTAAAGAGCCATCACAGATTCACAAGGCTGATGCTTTGCTTTTCCACGTACGGGATCTTGAGGTCTTCAGCATTCCACGACGTTATTCACCAAATCAAGTGTGGATTTTGTACTCTATGGAGCCTCCCTGGTTAGAAATCAGAGACATGCAAAAATTCAACGGAATTTTCAACTGGACCATGAGTTACAGAAGAAAATCAGACATCTTGATGCAATATGGATTTGTGGGAAGATTACCCCAACCGATGGTTAAGTTGACAAGATTTAAAGAAAGGCTGATTTCCTTGCGCACGAAACAGAACAAAGCTGTCTGGTTTGTCAGTAACTGCAATACTGACAGCAATCGTGAAGAATACATAaagcaattaaagaaaatatatccaGTCGATGTTTTTGGAGGGTGTGGAAAAGAATTTTGCAGACCTGCTGAAACTCAAAAGTGTTACACAAGAGTGGCCGTGCGATATAAGTTTTATATCTCTTTTGAAAATGCTATTTGTAGAGATTATGTTACAGAAAAGTTATTTAATCCTTTGAATTATGATATCATACCCGTTGTACTAGGAGGTGCGGACTATTCAACTGTGACTCCGCGTCATTCTGTGATAAATGCCATGGATTTCAACAACCCTGAAGATTTGGGTCGATATTTATGGAAAGTGTCTAAAACCGATACTCTGTACCTTTCTTACTTTTGGTGGAAGAGCATTTACAAACCCTACTTACAGCCATGGATGTGTGATTTGTGTGCAAAATTGCATAACAGTCCAGTATCTCGCACTTGGGATAATCTTGATGAGTGGTGGAATGAGGGACATACTTGTTCTAGGTGGTCAAATAACAGTTTTACACTTCACAAAAATAATAGATTTCCATTTtatcatacaaaattattttaaagaatttcgatttcaaatatttcatatatctgCAGAAGAACAGTTCCGATTTTCTTCTTACTAAAtcaataaacgaataaaaaaattaatattttcattaatatttttatgcatgggAAGTTATAGCTTTTGTCAAACCAAACGAGACTGATAAGTTTTTACAACAAAAGATTTCACCTCAGTCTTTATTGATGTAATTGAACAAGCAAAGATAGACATGTATTTTTTATGGATACTATTAagcaagtaagaaaaaaaaatgaacaatttttgaataagtgGTTTTGAACAAGTAAAAAGGCCTATACATTTCTCTTAAATAGTTGTTAGAAAAATTCACGAAACTTCATCTAAGGTCCAAAACGTTTCACTCAGCAGTGATGAAATAATTTGCCTTTTTggtaaaacaaatataatcataaaatgttaTCATTGAAGTGGATAGATTCGCCTTtctaatcgtttttttttttaattttgttgtgaTCGATTACCTCACAattcttaactttatttataacttttaatcaatgatatctttcttttcttaaattgcaCTTTTCGCTTTTTCATATGAGTGAATTTCTTGTTCACTTTCTTTACACTTTTTCATATgatgtgaaataatattaaaaaatattgccatttACTATTTTGGCTCAAGATTATGATTTGTTCAAAAGTTATAtcacattatatttaattcattgatgtGAAGtagttgtcattttttaaaaaaaattttcgaataaaattgaaataataatataatatttattttgaggaatactctatatattcattttttaaatacattaatcatGTTACATATTAGAtcgcaaaaatttataaaaacttatataaaataatctaaaatattgaaatcttaaagaatcattctaatattatttataattatgataaaaaaaattatctgatatttTCCAGAATGACCTACCGTTAATAGATTCCTTATATTAGGATTTTGGAAATAGCTGTACTGTattagaagattttaatttttgccaTATTTGTGTcgtattttttagaaagaaattacaataaatttctgTGGCATCTTCAATCCGGAATCAAGAAATAATCCATACTCAGTTTTGCATACTAAAAAGattctgttaaattaaaaaaaatgggtcatatttattttgatattttaaatgaaataaagtttttaaagaacgaagtaaaataaaaatcagaatcaGATAATAGTATCATgtttattttctcttcaaaattgtGCATACTGGTGAAAGTCGTttgcaaaactaatttaaataacatgaatGATCATTGagataaattatatgtttactgaataaaaataatgttttgattacATACTTATTAGTCTACTaaacagtgaaattttatttttattattttctatttttaagtttttaattaataaattatatctataaatattatagaactattgcatttttttttcttagacgGACAATTAGATGTCAATACAAATATGCaatcaacatttaattaaatcatttgattgctgaaaattgaattctgaaaatattagaatattcaaTCGATTAActgttacttattttttttttttttgaaaatattgaaataatataatgtcATCAAGTGTACGAAATCTCAAAATTCCACTAcgttaaatttagtaaaaaaatcaactgacagattcatataaatttgaataaaaagtgttaaaaaataaagcgaaatcagaaaaaaaatataattagttaaattttaactttattttcagatgggattgtttaaatataaatatttttttaattagaattcttttagTATTCTATAtgaaggaaattttcaaaataatttggcTTCTTTATTCGACCTTTGatgtttcttcatttaaaagataGTTCATGTGTAAGATATCTATCTTATTGTTCCaaagataatagaaaattatctttttattatcgCGAAATAAAATCCCGGAGAAGAATTTTAGAGCTTGAATTTATTGCTCAATCTACGAGAAGCAAAAAGTGTGAAGACACAttgaaaaaaatgagtgaaaaggACTTTGAAATCGTCTGCGCTAAAATAGAggacaaaaaagaatttttgaattctataaGCCAGGAAATATGGAAAATGCCGGAGCTCAATTACAAAGAGGTTCAGGCCCATGCCGTGCTGACGTGCGCGCTCAAGCGATGTGGATTCCAggttcaaaaacattattttatgccAACGGCCTTCAGAGCAGAATTTTGTCCTAAAAAAGGtaagcattcaaatatttttaattttatcaatctttctttttaatcagCGAGAACAGTACTTGACTTTCTAGAGCGAATACTCAGTACAGAGTGTTTTGTGTTTAGCTAGCAGAAAATCGAATACGCATTTTGGAACTTTTCTTATTAATTCACTGAATCTAAAATTTGAGATAGATTTATACACTTAATGTGAAGActttataccaaattccatttatccagttattgaatttttgtgCTATCAGGCATCCATGCACACGGGCCGCTATGGTGTAGTAGAAAGGTTTCGAGTACGCGGTTGAAGAGCTCAAGATTCGAAATAAGATTCCTCTAAAGATTAATCCTGCATGCGAAAGCAGTGCACGTTTAATCTTATGACGTGAACCAAAGGTCCATTCGGTGGTATCATATGAATATTGGAGAATGGGGTACTAGCTCAggtatcattatttttatcaaattaatgttcaaaattacgaagtgtTCTAAGTATTAATACCaaacgagatgttaatataactaaacaaatccaaactaaaaaaatatcaataagaattaattttgcattgcattaaagtagaattaaaataggagaaactaaagaaaaatacaGGGGAAAAAGTGATGAATAGTTACCAGAAAACTGGTGCCTGTTTTCAAGACTGAAGATGGTGGtctgaagactttatcaaggcTTGTTGGCGTTTTCAGACTAAAACGCGGAGGTTTCAAAATTGACAACTGCATAGAGTAAGCTTCGTCGTCTCCTTTTAATTTTTGAGCAAATTCTTTTACAAGTATAGCTAAGTTAGACTtgtaagtttcatttaaaatttggtttcgAATTTCGAACTTCACTAATTATTGTCTTCCAAATCTCGATTTCTTCAGATTGTAGCTTCACAATACTTGGTCGAAAGTCAGATTcccagaaaaaaaatctctggtTTGAATTCCTGTTGGAATGGGATCCGTGATAAAGTTTTTAGGTTAAATTccacaattttttcttcaatttttcatttttatagtattttaatgcaatataaactTAAGGTGTATTGATTACTTCTAGTTTggataatttcatttgtatattgaATCTAACGTATTGGTGCACTTTAAATACAATGTATCTTCCTCATAAATTAGGTTTTCTctccagaaaatattttcttaattagtttcctaaaaattacttttaatttcatgaattgtatttttttagagCATTTATTAACTCTGTTCCCAAagggcaaatgaaaaaaaaaaaacccaccttaATCTGGCCTTTAGCCAAAACAAGattcacattttcaattttttgaaataaaggtCATGCACTCAAGTTCAACCATCTAACTTATTGCGTATTTCAGTTATCATGttcaaatatatatgaataaatgcgTCAACAGTCAATCTGTTGACGGACTTGATCCAAACCCTGATATTAACGACTATTCTCAGTAATAAATGTCCttatactgaataattttttatatcttatggattttttttactgTGCATAGTGAACAATAAATTTTACAGTCATTAAATATCACCGAGCaatgaactaaataaaataatggccattttattttgcattttatttagattttttcttgGACAAAATTAGAATAAACTAAATATAGTTGATTATCAGTgtgcattgaaaaatttttttgtcccCTGTTAAGAATGTTCGAATCTCCGAGATTGTAGGCATTTTGTCTAATAATCACGGTTGACTCAGTTCTGATAAGAAGTTATCAATAAATATACCATGGAATGACAGTAATTGATAAGATGTCTTTCTGCCGTTGTATCTTTGTCTAtactgcatattttttaaaaataataataatgattcgTTTGTTATATCAGATTTACTCAGTTCTTCAAATAAAGTTTttgcacataatttttttctggaaatcaTGAATTCGGATTAGAATTTTACGGTTTAAGAGTCAGATTTGTCtatgagaaaatttaaaacatttaaaatttggtaaaaaaaaaatacggatgaaaatgaagttaaattggTTTCGCAGGgctaaaatacaagaaaaacttATCAATCATgataatagatagatagataaagttTAGATGGGATTTAAAAGCAAGCAGGGCGCAATTAGAATGTGTCGCTAAGTTGCTACAGACAAAATAGAAGGaagtaaatcaaaaataaaaatttacgagAGGAATGCCACTAAATAATTCCTGAATAgcaaatacaaaatgtaaaataaaacaatcattcGGTTAAACCAAAAAGAGAAgctatatttttgtacttttgataatatgcaaaatttagaATAGCTTAAAAGCATGCAGCACACAAgtgaaattaatgataaaagtagaaattataaaataaaacaaatgaatcaaaaataataatttagggGGGAAATGCTAATCAAATAATTCCTTGTTTTTGACATCAAATAATTCTTTGATGACAAAAACAGAgcataaaacaaaacaattatagctaaaatcaaaaagaaaaactataattttatatatctgtgTACTTTTGATAGAAATGCAAAATGcacagtttaaattaatttaaaagcaagcaaaacataattaaaatgcatgttaatattatcacagataaaaaaaaaacaaatcaagaataaaaatttacaaaaaagaatgccgttaaattaattatttgaatggattaattatttgattattcaaataattaatcatatgattaaatatttgaattatttgatggcagattcaattaattattttatggcaAATTTAAAACAGCATcatcattaaaatcaaaaaatgaagatataactctgcatatttttttacttggttgaaattttgtttta
Above is a genomic segment from Argiope bruennichi chromosome 1, qqArgBrue1.1, whole genome shotgun sequence containing:
- the LOC129973464 gene encoding alpha-(1,3)-fucosyltransferase C-like, whose translation is MNSSKKTIFLATPYFGEWNAEHFYSLHIGYKTFIRYSCPIYNCHVTKEPSQIHKADALLFHVRDLEVFSIPRRYSPNQVWILYSMEPPWLEIRDMQKFNGIFNWTMSYRRKSDILMQYGFVGRLPQPMVKLTRFKERLISLRTKQNKAVWFVSNCNTDSNREEYIKQLKKIYPVDVFGGCGKEFCRPAETQKCYTRVAVRYKFYISFENAICRDYVTEKLFNPLNYDIIPVVLGGADYSTVTPRHSVINAMDFNNPEDLGRYLWKVSKTDTLYLSYFWWKSIYKPYLQPWMCDLCAKLHNSPVSRTWDNLDEWWNEGHTCSRWSNNSFTLHKNNRFPFYHTKLF